Proteins from a single region of Prosthecobacter vanneervenii:
- a CDS encoding 3-keto-disaccharide hydrolase, producing the protein MKNIASTLLLALASLPAFAADSKPAAAADKPSPIGYSDTPVIPGSKWKVHDIDRPRPEAVAPGEKPGDAPADAIIIFNGKSSDALQAKEKDAKGKETGKIIPCPWKIEDGVMLISGGDCWTKQEFASCQLHLEWMSEPNTKGNSQKKGNAGVFFMDRYESQMLDCYNNPTYADGMTGGVYGQTPPLVNAVRPAGQWQVYDIVFTAPKLENGKVVEPAYITTFVNGICVQNHTKIMGPTKHKNITDYSGEFPEKAPIRIQDHKNEPPVRIRNIWIRPL; encoded by the coding sequence ATGAAAAACATCGCCTCTACTCTCCTGCTGGCTCTCGCGAGCCTCCCGGCCTTTGCCGCCGACTCCAAACCTGCCGCCGCTGCAGACAAACCCTCTCCTATCGGCTACTCCGACACGCCCGTCATTCCGGGCTCCAAATGGAAGGTGCATGACATCGACCGTCCGCGCCCTGAAGCAGTGGCCCCTGGCGAAAAGCCGGGCGACGCGCCTGCGGATGCCATCATCATCTTCAACGGCAAGAGCTCTGATGCCCTGCAGGCCAAGGAGAAGGATGCCAAGGGTAAGGAAACCGGAAAGATCATCCCCTGCCCTTGGAAGATCGAGGACGGCGTGATGCTGATTTCCGGCGGCGACTGCTGGACGAAGCAGGAGTTTGCCAGCTGCCAGCTGCACCTGGAGTGGATGAGCGAGCCCAATACGAAGGGCAACTCCCAGAAAAAGGGCAATGCCGGGGTGTTCTTCATGGACCGCTATGAGTCCCAGATGCTGGACTGCTACAACAACCCCACCTACGCAGACGGCATGACCGGCGGCGTGTACGGGCAGACTCCTCCGCTGGTGAACGCGGTGCGTCCGGCCGGCCAGTGGCAGGTCTATGACATCGTCTTCACCGCTCCGAAGCTGGAAAATGGCAAGGTCGTGGAGCCCGCCTACATCACCACCTTTGTGAACGGCATCTGTGTGCAGAACCATACAAAGATCATGGGCCCCACCAAGCACAAGAACATCACGGACTACAGCGGGGAATTCCCTGAAAAAGCCCCGATCCGTATCCAAGACCACAAAAACGAGCCGCCGGTTCGCATTAGGAACATCTGGATCAGACCGCTCTGA
- a CDS encoding polysaccharide deacetylase family protein, with protein sequence MLAKDYQVISLSALVEARTKGESLPDNAVVITFDDGYASNYELAFPVLKEFGLHATIFVTTGFLDREEMFWFQRIDLALGRAKKELLDWKINGKKLRLYLGTYTLRQQSLTLLLPELKELPDADLLGEVARLEAALGVDEPGFDDLPAAMRPMTWEMACEMSFSGHVDIGGHTHTHPILSRCDTMAMRAEIATCRDRIHAETGELPTLFAYPNGSSDDFTRETLMLVREAGFKAACTTITGRVPDNVPMLQLPRYGSPESVWDAKATVSGAFETLKDWRQRYQKARAML encoded by the coding sequence ATGCTGGCAAAAGACTACCAAGTCATTTCACTTTCAGCATTGGTCGAGGCACGCACCAAGGGGGAATCCCTGCCGGACAATGCCGTGGTCATCACCTTTGATGATGGCTACGCCTCCAATTACGAGCTGGCGTTTCCCGTTCTTAAAGAGTTTGGGCTGCATGCTACGATCTTTGTGACCACAGGCTTCCTTGACCGCGAAGAAATGTTCTGGTTTCAGCGGATCGATCTGGCGCTGGGACGTGCCAAAAAGGAGCTGCTCGACTGGAAGATCAACGGTAAGAAGCTGCGTCTCTACTTAGGCACTTACACCCTTCGGCAGCAGTCGCTCACACTGCTGCTGCCGGAACTCAAAGAGCTGCCGGACGCCGATCTTCTGGGAGAAGTGGCCCGCCTGGAAGCGGCTCTGGGAGTGGACGAGCCCGGCTTTGACGACCTGCCAGCTGCCATGCGCCCGATGACCTGGGAGATGGCCTGTGAGATGTCCTTCAGCGGCCATGTGGACATTGGCGGGCACACACACACACACCCCATTCTATCCCGTTGCGACACCATGGCGATGCGTGCGGAGATCGCCACATGCCGGGATCGTATCCATGCCGAGACAGGCGAGCTGCCGACCTTGTTCGCTTACCCCAATGGCAGCAGCGATGACTTTACCCGGGAAACTCTGATGTTGGTGCGGGAGGCCGGATTCAAGGCCGCTTGCACCACGATCACCGGCCGTGTGCCCGACAACGTGCCCATGCTGCAACTGCCGCGCTATGGCTCCCCAGAATCGGTATGGGATGCCAAAGCCACAGTGTCCGGCGCGTTTGAAACTCTCAAGGACTGGCGTCAGCGGTACCAGAAAGCGAGGGCGATGCTATGA
- a CDS encoding glycosyltransferase has protein sequence MSEQLLPAPACDKRPTVLHFTYSIGGGGAEAMLMNLAESLDPAKFRSVVVAINARPWTHQLRRLHEAGVSVHDLESTSYLNPRTLARLRAVMRAERPDVVQTWMHHSDLVGGWTAWLSGVRHVVWGIHCREIHRNPGDSDARMAFFRRALGFSSRFIPKRIVSCSAAAIEDHSAMGYPAAKMRWIPNGINAKRFVPDSDAGLDTRAELKLPANVPVIGYVGRFHEMKDLATFLRAAAILQSRVPETHFVFCGGVEVELGEVERGLLAQLPSPQQVRFDSFRPDPWRLYPALSLFSLSSRTEACPMTVIEAMSCGVPCVTSDVGDCARLLEGVGSVVPMRDPAALATAWEQTLQMNAAAREAVAQQSRQRVLERFTIAHAARQYEETYAELVEVGA, from the coding sequence GTGTCTGAGCAACTTCTGCCCGCTCCGGCATGCGACAAGAGGCCCACGGTGCTGCACTTTACCTACAGCATTGGTGGCGGGGGCGCTGAGGCCATGCTCATGAATCTGGCGGAGTCACTCGACCCGGCGAAATTTCGCAGTGTGGTGGTGGCTATCAATGCCCGTCCATGGACTCACCAGCTCAGGCGCCTGCACGAGGCAGGTGTGTCTGTTCATGACCTCGAAAGCACATCCTATCTGAATCCCCGCACGCTGGCGCGGTTGCGTGCCGTGATGCGCGCAGAGCGCCCGGATGTCGTGCAGACGTGGATGCACCACTCTGACCTAGTGGGCGGCTGGACGGCGTGGCTGAGTGGCGTGCGCCACGTCGTGTGGGGCATTCACTGCCGCGAGATCCATCGCAATCCAGGAGACAGCGATGCGAGGATGGCGTTCTTTCGTCGTGCACTGGGCTTCAGCTCCCGATTCATCCCCAAACGCATCGTTTCCTGCTCCGCCGCAGCCATCGAGGATCATTCGGCCATGGGTTACCCTGCCGCAAAGATGCGGTGGATTCCGAATGGTATTAATGCGAAGCGTTTTGTGCCAGATTCGGACGCAGGTCTGGACACCCGGGCGGAACTGAAACTGCCGGCAAACGTGCCGGTGATCGGCTACGTGGGGCGTTTTCATGAGATGAAGGATCTGGCCACCTTTCTGCGTGCCGCCGCCATCCTTCAGAGCAGGGTGCCCGAGACGCACTTCGTCTTCTGCGGCGGTGTGGAGGTGGAGCTGGGAGAGGTGGAGCGCGGACTGCTTGCCCAGCTGCCGAGTCCGCAACAGGTGCGGTTTGACTCCTTTCGTCCTGATCCCTGGCGTTTGTACCCGGCGCTGAGTTTGTTCTCACTCTCATCCCGCACGGAGGCGTGCCCGATGACGGTGATTGAGGCAATGTCTTGCGGTGTCCCGTGTGTGACTTCAGATGTGGGAGACTGTGCCCGGTTGCTGGAGGGCGTGGGCAGCGTGGTGCCGATGCGAGATCCCGCTGCGCTTGCCACAGCCTGGGAGCAGACGTTGCAGATGAATGCGGCGGCGCGTGAAGCCGTGGCGCAGCAGTCGCGCCAGCGGGTGCTGGAGCGCTTTACCATCGCGCATGCTGCGCGGCAGTATGAAGAAACCTATGCAGAACTCGTGGAGGTGGGAGCATGA
- a CDS encoding glycoside hydrolase domain-containing protein: MKALSLLFLAIPALTVGQPLSVSFCDGMTRISRNGTAPASSGYTVHAARGEWEPLQIIVTATPEQLKGLKVQATGIAKEGSGALLPAPLVLREHYVRVSHSTPRAPLPPGDYPDALVPLDMPVQEISGAEVVNQPFWVDVFVPYTAASGAYGGQVRFEFADGTVALAGYTLEVWDFDLPVVPSLRTSIMTTVRHVAQVHGLDYNDKPPSAAHASVLDAYYDMLAAHRLSVDQIYGSYPDADTGKLDEEKVERALRKHLLHRHCNSIGLPIWPKWPFKDPLGQDREAAMSYVAQWMKVLARIRCESRGYVIMGDLDEPNDRAAYDTVRSWGQFFNEVEKRHGVRVPLHVTEQPSPEKSEWGSLVGAVDIWGPHFSEVWKDMEWAGGRHDIALRHQSGDEVWTYAALVQMPDAWEQQHGRPEKLVKSFPPVWAVDYPPMTHRIMGWLLPKHGITGLEYWDTIFAAEGVDVWKDAGTFKAPDGAVYNGDGSFIYPATEERQGRHAPVASMRLKWLRETVEDYDYLMLARQLGLEDEARRLTERFVRGFGDWDDNTGALLEARQQLGALIQSAQRRKQTAGRQGGEQQ; this comes from the coding sequence ATGAAAGCGCTGTCTCTGCTGTTTCTCGCCATTCCCGCGCTGACTGTCGGTCAGCCGTTGAGCGTGTCTTTTTGTGATGGGATGACACGCATCTCGCGCAATGGGACTGCGCCAGCTTCGTCCGGCTACACCGTCCACGCCGCGCGTGGCGAATGGGAACCGCTGCAGATCATCGTCACCGCCACTCCGGAGCAGCTCAAAGGACTGAAGGTGCAGGCCACGGGTATCGCGAAAGAGGGCTCGGGAGCCCTGCTGCCCGCCCCGCTGGTGTTGAGAGAGCATTACGTTCGCGTTTCACATTCCACACCCCGTGCACCACTGCCACCGGGCGACTATCCTGACGCTCTGGTGCCGCTGGATATGCCAGTGCAGGAGATAAGCGGTGCGGAGGTGGTAAATCAGCCTTTCTGGGTGGATGTCTTTGTGCCCTATACGGCCGCGTCTGGTGCCTACGGCGGCCAGGTCCGCTTCGAATTTGCCGACGGCACGGTGGCTCTGGCAGGATACACTCTTGAGGTGTGGGACTTTGACCTGCCGGTGGTGCCCAGTCTGCGCACCTCCATCATGACCACAGTGCGGCATGTGGCCCAGGTGCATGGGCTGGACTACAACGACAAGCCGCCCTCTGCTGCCCACGCCAGTGTGCTGGACGCTTATTATGACATGCTCGCCGCACACCGTCTCAGCGTGGATCAGATTTATGGCAGCTATCCTGACGCCGATACGGGAAAGCTGGATGAAGAGAAGGTGGAGCGGGCGCTGAGAAAGCATCTGCTGCACCGCCACTGCAACTCCATCGGCCTGCCAATCTGGCCCAAGTGGCCCTTCAAAGATCCGCTGGGTCAGGACCGCGAGGCCGCGATGAGCTACGTGGCGCAGTGGATGAAGGTGCTGGCCAGGATCCGCTGTGAGTCGCGCGGATACGTCATCATGGGAGATCTGGATGAACCCAATGACCGGGCCGCCTATGACACGGTGCGCTCCTGGGGCCAGTTCTTCAATGAGGTGGAAAAGAGGCACGGCGTGCGCGTGCCGCTGCATGTGACGGAGCAGCCCTCGCCGGAAAAATCGGAATGGGGTTCTCTCGTCGGTGCCGTGGACATCTGGGGACCACACTTCAGCGAAGTATGGAAGGATATGGAATGGGCCGGCGGCAGGCATGACATCGCCCTGCGTCACCAGTCGGGCGATGAGGTGTGGACCTACGCGGCACTCGTGCAGATGCCGGACGCCTGGGAGCAGCAGCACGGCAGGCCGGAGAAGCTCGTGAAAAGCTTTCCGCCGGTGTGGGCCGTGGACTACCCGCCAATGACGCACCGTATCATGGGCTGGCTGCTTCCCAAGCATGGAATCACGGGCTTGGAATACTGGGACACCATCTTTGCGGCTGAAGGCGTGGATGTCTGGAAGGACGCTGGCACCTTCAAAGCGCCAGACGGTGCTGTGTACAATGGCGATGGCTCTTTCATTTACCCCGCTACGGAAGAGCGCCAGGGCCGCCATGCGCCGGTGGCCTCCATGCGGCTGAAATGGCTGCGGGAGACCGTGGAGGATTATGACTACCTCATGCTGGCCCGTCAGCTGGGTCTGGAGGACGAAGCCCGTCGCCTCACGGAACGGTTTGTCCGTGGTTTTGGCGATTGGGATGACAACACTGGTGCGCTGCTGGAGGCCCGCCAGCAGCTGGGCGCCCTGATTCAGTCCGCACAGCGCCGCAAGCAAACAGCCGGGAGGCAGGGAGGAGAGCAGCAATGA
- a CDS encoding GNAT family N-acetyltransferase, which produces MAQVRTKPRNEAARETTTLRRGQLTLDFVRDEAAFHALQPYWDALVEQMATRSPFMRWDWVSLWWEECRQDARLALALLRDAEGVPHAIAPLMLAHEADPARRPLLTLTFLAGFGEAHGERLDFIVPAGQEAELTPQLCRAFKLLKPECDNVRLNHLPEESPNTPYIIAALKKDFSGAGVLNRQVCRFVNLPATWDEYETRHSSKWRYGLRRYRRMFTSDHAGTATLAGERVDRSEAMKELRVLHAMQWPSGISSFTTETAWRFHQRLAERWLPQQRTLMPMLEMDGKFIAVLYGFIERDQFFQYQSGWEQSLAKMSPGKLVIRWAIDCCIQRGLQVYDLLPSDYEYKRQWADDARWLLDVEAFNPTSWRSAAFKTLRTLRRWLPRRKVMNSSGRCENEHENALRPSAE; this is translated from the coding sequence ATGGCCCAGGTCAGAACCAAACCACGGAACGAGGCGGCGCGAGAAACCACGACCCTACGTCGGGGGCAGCTCACGTTGGATTTTGTGCGGGATGAAGCCGCCTTCCACGCTCTGCAGCCCTACTGGGATGCGCTGGTGGAGCAGATGGCTACGCGCTCGCCATTTATGCGCTGGGACTGGGTCAGCCTGTGGTGGGAAGAGTGCCGCCAGGACGCCAGGCTCGCGCTCGCGCTGCTGCGTGATGCTGAGGGCGTGCCGCATGCCATTGCGCCGCTCATGCTCGCGCATGAGGCAGATCCTGCACGGCGGCCTCTGCTCACACTGACTTTCCTGGCCGGGTTTGGAGAGGCACATGGAGAGCGGCTCGACTTCATCGTGCCCGCAGGGCAGGAGGCCGAACTGACGCCGCAGCTCTGCCGCGCTTTCAAGCTGTTGAAGCCGGAGTGCGACAATGTGCGCCTGAATCATCTGCCGGAGGAATCTCCCAACACTCCATACATCATCGCGGCGCTGAAAAAAGACTTCAGCGGTGCAGGCGTGCTGAACCGGCAGGTATGCCGGTTCGTCAATTTGCCTGCGACCTGGGATGAGTACGAGACGCGTCACAGTTCCAAATGGCGCTATGGCCTGCGCCGTTACCGTCGTATGTTCACCAGCGACCACGCAGGCACCGCGACTCTGGCCGGTGAGCGCGTGGATCGATCCGAGGCGATGAAGGAGCTGCGGGTGCTGCACGCCATGCAGTGGCCCTCCGGCATCAGCAGCTTCACCACGGAAACAGCCTGGCGTTTCCACCAGCGGCTGGCGGAGCGCTGGCTGCCACAGCAGCGCACGCTGATGCCCATGCTGGAGATGGATGGCAAGTTCATTGCCGTACTTTACGGTTTCATCGAACGCGACCAGTTTTTCCAATACCAGTCTGGCTGGGAGCAGTCGCTGGCCAAAATGTCTCCTGGCAAGCTGGTTATCCGCTGGGCCATTGACTGCTGTATCCAGCGTGGGTTGCAAGTGTATGACCTGCTGCCCAGCGATTACGAATACAAGCGCCAGTGGGCCGATGACGCACGCTGGCTGCTGGATGTGGAAGCCTTTAATCCGACAAGCTGGCGTTCCGCCGCCTTCAAAACCCTCCGCACCCTTCGCCGCTGGCTGCCGCGCCGCAAGGTGATGAATTCCTCTGGCAGATGCGAGAATGAGCATGAAAATGCTCTCCGCCCTTCTGCTGAATAA